From one Treponema denticola genomic stretch:
- a CDS encoding type II toxin-antitoxin system VapC family toxin, with protein sequence MYLLDTHAIIWYVTGSNELSLLVRTLMETKRCFFSFVSLWEIAIKQAKRTLDFKITISQLKTVLENEEFIYLHPTEYDAEGIKNLPDIHRDPFDRLLIAQAIENNLTIITRDLKIPLYEVKTIW encoded by the coding sequence ATGTATTTGCTGGATACGCATGCAATAATCTGGTATGTAACTGGTAGTAATGAACTTTCTTTATTGGTACGGACTCTCATGGAAACAAAACGATGTTTTTTCAGTTTTGTATCATTATGGGAAATTGCGATAAAACAAGCAAAAAGAACTCTTGATTTTAAAATTACTATTTCTCAATTAAAAACTGTTCTGGAGAATGAGGAATTTATTTATCTCCATCCAACGGAATATGATGCAGAAGGAATAAAAAATTTACCTGATATTCACAGAGATCCATTCGATAGACTACTTATTGCGCAAGCGATAGAAAATAATCTGACTATAATAACAAGGGATTTAAAAATTCCTTTATATGAAGTAAAAACTATTTGGTAA
- a CDS encoding DUF2281 domain-containing protein, giving the protein MLYSTLEKKLRSLPQVALEEVSSYVDYIFFKFTLSKKDTVSKTQKKGFGCLKDIPCKMSPDFDEPIDEFAEYM; this is encoded by the coding sequence ATGTTATATAGTACACTCGAAAAGAAATTACGGTCACTTCCGCAAGTAGCACTTGAAGAAGTTTCTTCTTATGTAGACTATATTTTTTTTAAATTTACCTTATCGAAAAAAGATACTGTATCAAAAACTCAAAAAAAAGGTTTTGGTTGCCTGAAAGATATTCCATGCAAAATGTCTCCCGACTTCGATGAGCCTATTGACGAGTTTGCGGAGTATATGTGA
- a CDS encoding GtrA family protein, whose amino-acid sequence MQIKKSLIHFILYFIVGGLATIVEWGAFYVFDNWLSFHYILATALAFVLSTFANWAFGRLILFRESKQNTWLELAKIYAVSIIGLLLNIGIMYIEVEKLLMNEMLSKMIATGIVFVWNFLIRKFVIYKI is encoded by the coding sequence ATGCAGATAAAAAAATCATTAATACACTTTATTCTTTATTTTATTGTCGGAGGTCTAGCAACTATTGTGGAATGGGGAGCTTTCTATGTTTTTGACAACTGGCTTTCATTCCATTATATACTTGCAACTGCACTTGCGTTTGTTCTTTCAACGTTTGCTAATTGGGCATTCGGCAGACTGATTTTATTTAGAGAATCAAAACAAAATACATGGCTTGAATTGGCTAAAATATATGCTGTAAGCATAATCGGCTTATTGCTCAATATTGGAATCATGTATATTGAAGTAGAAAAACTTTTAATGAATGAAATGCTTTCAAAAATGATTGCAACAGGTATCGTTTTTGTTTGGAATTTCTTGATAAGGAAATTTGTTATATATAAAATCTAG